The Macrococcoides canis genome has a window encoding:
- a CDS encoding AI-2E family transporter, producing the protein MTNKVWFRFGVGLLLTFLIIKYFLEINHIFYPIIIIVKSIILPLLLGGFLYYIVVPFQDKLEEKRHLKRWQSVTVIMVALCLIIGLLFSFVGPVVSKQANNFIDNYPAIQKEFESYVSLALDQRDKLPDNVKDGINNGIEKMNEYSGKIVSNAFSFITQFISTLFLLILVPFFLIYMLKDHDRFVPFVSAPFTGKRKMFVVNLFKDLDKTLRSYIQGQVTVSVILGLLLLVGYLVIGLDYAVILAMWGMVTNLIPFLGPYMAVIPAIIIALIQDPVMAIYVIIIMFIAQQLEGNVITPNIMGKTLNMHPLTIITVILAAGNLGGFLAILVAVPTYAVLKTIVRNIYMHRQDITSEANKVIRERKIR; encoded by the coding sequence ATGACAAATAAAGTTTGGTTTAGATTCGGTGTGGGGCTTCTGCTTACATTTTTAATCATTAAGTATTTCTTAGAGATTAATCATATCTTCTACCCGATCATTATCATTGTAAAATCTATTATTCTGCCGTTATTACTCGGTGGATTCCTGTACTATATTGTAGTACCGTTCCAGGATAAGCTGGAAGAGAAGCGTCATTTAAAACGCTGGCAAAGTGTTACGGTAATTATGGTTGCACTGTGCCTTATTATAGGACTGTTATTCTCGTTTGTAGGACCTGTTGTATCAAAGCAGGCGAACAATTTTATTGATAACTATCCGGCAATACAGAAGGAATTTGAATCGTATGTCAGCCTGGCATTAGATCAGCGCGATAAGTTGCCTGACAATGTGAAAGACGGCATTAATAACGGGATCGAGAAGATGAACGAATATTCAGGGAAGATTGTTTCGAATGCATTTTCTTTTATTACGCAGTTCATCTCTACGTTATTCCTGTTAATTCTTGTTCCGTTCTTCCTCATCTATATGCTGAAGGATCATGACCGCTTCGTACCATTTGTATCTGCGCCGTTTACAGGGAAGCGTAAGATGTTCGTCGTCAATCTATTTAAAGATCTTGATAAGACATTACGCTCATATATTCAAGGACAGGTGACGGTCAGCGTCATTCTAGGGCTATTGCTTCTTGTTGGATACTTAGTTATTGGATTAGATTATGCAGTAATCCTCGCGATGTGGGGGATGGTTACGAACTTAATTCCGTTTCTTGGACCTTATATGGCAGTAATTCCTGCTATTATTATCGCTCTGATCCAGGACCCGGTGATGGCCATCTATGTCATTATCATCATGTTTATTGCACAGCAGCTTGAAGGGAATGTCATTACGCCGAATATTATGGGTAAGACATTGAATATGCATCCGTTGACGATTATTACGGTCATCCTTGCAGCGGGTAATCTTGGTGGATTCCTAGCCATCTTAGTTGCAGTACCGACTTATGCGGTGTTAAAGACGATCGTAAGAAACATCTACATGCATCGTCAGGATATTACATCCGAAGCGAATAAGGTGATAAGAGAAAGAAAGATAAGATAA
- the galU gene encoding UTP--glucose-1-phosphate uridylyltransferase GalU translates to MKKVRKAVIPAAGIGSRFLPATKAMPKEMLPILDTPTIQYIVEEAVAAGIEDIIIVTGKHKRAIEDHFDAQMELEHHLASKEKFELLKKVQHSTQLANIFYVRQKSPQGLGHAIWTAKQFIGDEPFAVLLGDDIVESHTPAIKQLMEQYERKGKSVIGAKTVPYEDTQRYGIIESKAQHDRLYEISNLIEKPKLGTTDSRLAIMGRYILTPDIFKYLEEQNIGAGGEIQLTDAIARVNETDEVYAYDFVGNRYDVGDKIGFVKTTMEYAIRSEMKEELIPFLEALLEEHKEN, encoded by the coding sequence ATGAAAAAGGTTAGAAAAGCGGTGATACCTGCAGCGGGGATAGGTTCCAGGTTTCTGCCTGCGACAAAGGCGATGCCAAAGGAAATGTTACCGATACTAGACACGCCGACGATTCAATACATCGTTGAAGAAGCGGTAGCAGCAGGAATCGAAGACATTATTATCGTAACAGGAAAACATAAACGTGCGATTGAAGATCACTTCGATGCACAGATGGAGCTCGAACATCATCTTGCTTCTAAAGAAAAATTTGAATTACTTAAAAAAGTTCAGCATTCAACACAGCTGGCGAATATCTTCTATGTCAGACAGAAATCACCGCAAGGATTAGGACATGCGATCTGGACTGCAAAGCAATTTATCGGGGATGAGCCATTTGCTGTTCTGTTAGGAGACGATATTGTTGAATCACATACACCTGCAATTAAGCAGCTGATGGAGCAGTACGAGAGGAAAGGGAAGTCAGTGATCGGTGCTAAGACTGTGCCATATGAAGATACACAGCGTTACGGCATTATCGAAAGTAAAGCGCAGCATGACCGTCTGTATGAGATCAGCAATCTTATTGAAAAGCCGAAGCTCGGCACAACAGACTCACGTTTAGCCATTATGGGCCGTTACATACTGACACCTGATATCTTCAAGTATCTTGAGGAACAGAATATCGGTGCAGGTGGAGAGATTCAGCTGACAGATGCGATTGCACGTGTTAACGAGACGGATGAAGTCTATGCGTATGACTTTGTCGGTAACCGCTATGATGTGGGTGACAAGATTGGCTTCGTGAAGACAACGATGGAATATGCGATACGTTCAGAGATGAAAGAAGAGCTGATTCCATTTTTAGAAGCTTTGTTAGAAGAACATAAGGAAAACTAA
- the ltaA gene encoding lipoteichoic acid biosynthesis MFS flippase LtaA: protein MPASSQSKFKGKNFWLMIVILFLMEFARGMYILSFLPVLPTLSNVTVGIISACITLHFVSDALTNFGIGFLLKRYGTKKVLNAGFFIAAAGLSLIIFDRNPVTLVAAAILLGIAVSPIWVIMLSSVEDSKRSKHMGYVYFAWLVGMMSGMIGMNLLIKMHPTQYLFLMPLFVLSAWILYLFVQVEVSFIEKKSLKTQYQHIKHVMSRHLVLFPGILFQGIAIGMLVPILPSYAVHSLNVSTLEYTYLLIAGGVGCTISMLFISKIMDDVSDIYSHIVILAGFFVFGISIMLMTQVTNYMIVLGAALVIGLFYGLLLPGWNAFMASQVDAALKEESWGVFNSLQGIGTMLGPIIGGLITELFRDTDYTLFTSAIVFIGLALFYLFYFYRTKRV from the coding sequence ATGCCCGCCTCTTCGCAAAGTAAGTTTAAAGGTAAGAATTTCTGGTTAATGATTGTCATATTGTTTCTGATGGAGTTTGCACGCGGTATGTATATACTCAGCTTTCTGCCGGTATTACCTACCTTGTCAAATGTAACTGTCGGTATTATCTCTGCATGTATTACCCTGCACTTCGTCAGTGATGCGCTGACGAATTTCGGGATCGGTTTTTTACTTAAACGCTACGGAACTAAGAAAGTGCTGAATGCAGGTTTCTTTATCGCTGCAGCGGGACTTTCACTTATCATCTTCGATCGTAACCCTGTGACGCTCGTGGCAGCTGCTATACTGCTTGGTATTGCTGTCAGTCCAATCTGGGTCATCATGCTGTCATCCGTCGAAGATAGTAAGCGTTCAAAACATATGGGCTATGTCTATTTTGCATGGCTTGTCGGAATGATGAGCGGGATGATCGGCATGAACCTGCTCATTAAAATGCATCCGACACAGTATCTCTTCCTCATGCCGTTATTTGTGCTTAGTGCATGGATCCTTTATTTATTCGTCCAGGTAGAGGTCTCATTCATCGAGAAGAAATCACTGAAAACACAGTACCAGCATATTAAACATGTCATGTCACGCCATCTCGTACTGTTTCCCGGTATTCTGTTCCAAGGCATCGCGATCGGTATGCTTGTGCCGATATTGCCGTCATACGCCGTTCATAGTCTGAACGTAAGCACGCTGGAATATACATATCTCCTGATTGCCGGGGGTGTCGGATGCACAATATCGATGCTCTTTATCTCAAAGATTATGGATGATGTGTCTGATATTTATTCACATATCGTCATCCTTGCAGGATTCTTCGTCTTTGGTATCAGTATTATGCTGATGACCCAGGTCACGAACTATATGATCGTTCTCGGTGCAGCACTTGTGATCGGCCTATTCTATGGATTACTGCTGCCAGGCTGGAATGCATTTATGGCAAGTCAGGTCGATGCCGCTCTGAAAGAAGAGTCATGGGGTGTATTCAACAGTCTGCAAGGTATCGGGACGATGCTCGGTCCAATTATCGGCGGGCTTATTACAGAGCTGTTTCGTGATACGGATTATACGCTGTTCACTTCAGCAATCGTATTTATCGGCCTCGCTTTATTCTATCTGTTCTATTTCTATAGAACGAAACGTGTATAA
- a CDS encoding diglucosyl diacylglycerol synthase, translating into MSNNKKILIITGSYGNGHISVTNAIVNQLNRMQLPNLTVIEHDLFQEAHPIINSIAKKYYINSYKYFRKSYRYFYYANQDKPESCFYRYYGLNRLINLILKEKPDLILLTFPTPVMSIIKKDLNIDIPVATVITDYTMHKNWLTPNSNRYFVATEALNSELIALGVSPSIIDVTGIPIHERFDEAVDRESWLLTHGLSPHKKTLLMVAGAFGVVGGFNEMLSDLTVMSTHQFVVVCGNNAQLMQQLKTQYKDNQNVRIIGYTQDMAEWMSSCDLMLTKPGGITISESLCKSIPLVFFNPAPGQEGENAVYFTKQGFSRITHTYEETTATVLELLSDEAVLGQYKYNMQQHYIPDASLNISRTLLEMLEHTSSDAMMTTKAGLYARLFAK; encoded by the coding sequence ATGTCAAACAATAAGAAGATTCTGATCATCACAGGTTCATATGGTAATGGTCATATCTCGGTGACAAATGCAATTGTTAATCAGTTGAATCGCATGCAGTTACCCAATTTAACAGTGATTGAACATGATTTATTTCAGGAGGCACATCCTATCATCAATAGCATTGCCAAGAAATATTATATTAACAGCTATAAGTACTTCAGAAAGTCTTATCGCTATTTTTACTATGCAAATCAAGATAAGCCGGAAAGCTGCTTCTATCGTTATTACGGATTAAATCGTCTCATTAATCTTATCCTGAAGGAGAAGCCAGATTTAATTCTATTAACTTTTCCGACACCAGTCATGTCGATCATCAAAAAGGATCTTAACATCGATATTCCGGTGGCAACTGTAATTACCGATTACACGATGCATAAAAACTGGCTGACGCCAAACAGCAATCGTTACTTTGTTGCTACAGAAGCGCTGAATTCTGAACTTATCGCGCTCGGTGTATCCCCATCAATCATCGATGTGACAGGGATACCGATTCATGAACGCTTTGACGAAGCGGTAGATCGCGAGTCGTGGTTACTCACACACGGACTGTCACCACACAAGAAGACATTGCTGATGGTCGCAGGTGCATTTGGTGTCGTCGGCGGCTTTAATGAGATGCTGTCAGACTTAACTGTTATGAGCACACATCAATTTGTCGTTGTCTGCGGTAATAATGCGCAGCTCATGCAGCAGCTAAAGACCCAGTATAAAGACAATCAAAACGTGCGCATCATCGGCTATACACAAGACATGGCAGAGTGGATGTCAAGCTGTGACCTGATGCTTACAAAGCCAGGCGGCATCACCATTTCAGAAAGCTTATGCAAGAGTATTCCACTCGTGTTCTTTAACCCGGCACCCGGCCAAGAAGGTGAGAATGCAGTCTATTTCACGAAACAAGGCTTCTCACGTATCACTCATACGTATGAGGAAACAACCGCAACGGTACTTGAATTACTTTCAGATGAGGCGGTACTTGGTCAATACAAATACAATATGCAGCAACATTATATACCAGATGCTTCCCTTAATATTTCACGCACATTGCTAGAGATGTTAGAACATACATCATCAGATGCAATGATGACTACAAAGGCAGGACTCTATGCCCGCCTCTTCGCAAAGTAA